The genomic region TAATTTTATGTTATAATCTTCAGATGCGCGAGTATCAGTGTGACCAACAACTTCAACGTTGATAGAAGTGTAACGTTTCATGATATCAGCAACCTGATTTAATTCAGGAACCGCATCAGGACGAATAGATGCACTGTTTAAGTCGAAGAAGATATAAGGAAGAATCCAGTCAGAAGCTGCACCGTTTCCACCTTTTTGATAATCTTTCAATCTTTGGTCAACATAGTTTTCAACCCAATCTTGAGTTAAGTGAACGTTCTGACAGTTTTCCATAGGTAATACTGGAGATGAGAATGGTTCTGGATCTTCAGAGTCAGGGCAACCATCTTTATCGCTGTCTAAGCTAACACCGTGAGTATCTACTGGAGTTCCTTGCTTGTATATTGGAATAAGTCATAGTGAGCGGTATAAGAACCGTCAAACTGCCAACGCTGACCGTCAGCTAAGTCATCAAAATAGTGAGTAGCTCTTTCTTCAAGGCCTATTTCTAATTTAGTACCAATTTTGTAAGAGATACCAAGACCACCTGATAATGAAGGGTTACGCACCAAGTTGCACGAACTTCACCGGCGTCACGAGCTGCAGGGTTGGCTACCTCAGCCTGAGTTTCATATTCACCGTCTAATATACCGTGAATAGCGTCGATACGTTCTTTTTCAGATGTGTTCTGAGAACCAAAACCGCTAAGGATAGTTTGGAAATCGTAAGGATTACCTGCAGCATCCAAAGCATCGTAAGATGTATTAAACATTAAACCACCAACACCTACGAAAGCATACACTAAAAATTTAGGATCAGCTTTGTGGAAGTTGATGTTGTTAAGATTAACTAACAGGTCTAATGAACCGTGAGCAATCTGAGTTTTGTAGTTAGGAACCCAAACGTTACCTGTATAGTCAGCACCTTCCGAGTAATTCGTTGTAGGGCTGTTTGAAAAGGCACCATTTAAAGTTTTGTTGTAAGCATATGAACTTTCAATGAAATCTTGTCCATAAGCATTTGCATACATACCGTGTAAACGGAGTGATGTAACATATCCAAGACCTTTACGGATATTTAAACCAACACCAAATGCAGGTGAGTGGCTACCGCCGAATGGTTCTGACTTAATATCACCCTGGATTGCAGGAAGACCTAAGTTTAATCCAATTTGCCATTTGTTGGCTGGTTTTGGAGGAAATGAGCTCGATTGAGCGTTGGTGAAGGTAGCAATGCTTAAAAGCATCAATACCGCTAACGTGAGTTTTCTACTAATCATGACGTATTAATTAATGTTTACAATATAATCGGTTATTAAAATATAATTTTTCAAATATGTTTATGCCGCAAAGCTATAACCCTTAGTCCGCTTATGCAAGTGTTTTTACCGCAATTTGTGGAATTTTTCCTCAAATTCACGGAAAACAGTCAAGCCTGACGGAATATAACACAACCTTACATACGTGGAAATGTGTGTTATAGATCTTATGGCACTAGCATTGCGTGCTAGATTGAAACAAAGCTATGGTAAAATGTAAAACCAAAAAAAATGATTTTTTAGAAATGATGCAACCAAACTTAAAATTTCAACATTGAAAGCCCTTTTTCAGGCCTTATAGCCTACCGGAGTAAGGTTATGGTACCGGTTTTTTTAAGCGGCGTGTTCAGCGTTGTTACCGATTCTATATAATATATATAGGTGCCAATTTCCTGTGGTTTGTCATTTACATTGCCGTCCCAACCCTTGCCGATATCATCAGAAGTAAATACTAATTCGCCCCAGCGGTTATATATTGTAATATGGTAAGAAATCAGTAAATCGGTTTGAATATTAAACATATCGTTTAAACCATCACCGTTTGGGGTAAAAGCGTTGGGCACATTAAAATCAATATTTACCCAAACATACATGGAATCTACTGCTTCACAACCATTTTCGTCGGTAATGGTAATATAATAAACGGTATTAAAGTAGGCTGTGCCGTGGGTTGCATACAATCGGTGCACGACAATCCTTCAGCGGGTTCCCATACAATACTTATAATCGGGTTAATGGCAGTAGCTGCCTGAATAATAACAGAACTGCCGTATTCAATAGTAAAATTCGGTCCGTCATCTACAACCGTTGGTTCAGGTTGAGATACAATAATGTTGTCAAATGTTTGTGTACAACCATTAGCATCCTTTACGGTAAATGTATATAAACCGGCTTCCATCGCAAGAAAATTGCTGTCTGTTTGCCAGTTAGTACCATCATACGTAAATATATATGGTGTAACACCGCCGCCGCCGTTGAGCTGTACCTGACCATCACTACCCCCAAAACAAGTAACATCAACTGTTGCAACCGTGTCAAGCGTTAATAATGGTGGTTCCGTCAGGGTAATTTCCTGCACATAAGCACATCCGTCTACTTCCTGAATGGTAATTGTGTAAACTCCCGGACCTAAGTTATAAATACTGTCTTCAACCGATCCTGTTGACCAAATGTAACTTACCGGATTAGTATTTCCGGTTACATCAACATCTATCCAGGCATTATTATCTCCGTTACAAACTATATTCTGAATATCCACGCCAACATCATAAGGGGTGGAAATGGTTACAATAACTTCATCGCTGTATGTAGTGCCATCGCATAAGGTAACCTCTGCTGTATAACTAGTTGTGGACGCTGGATTCACTTCAATACTGTCGCCCGTTCCGATTACAGTGCCGGTTGCAGTTTCATACCAGGTAATTGCACTTGGCAACCATACCCAACTTTCATCATCTGCCGACCAGTCGGTTGCATTTCTGCCCACAACAGCATACCCTGAGTACCATCTTCATTTAAAATGCCCTGGGTGGCGATACCTAAATCCCATCCCGGACAAACATCAACATGTGTCAGGTGATTTTCTATTTTATTGGAAGTTTCGTAAAGCACAATCTGGAATGAACCAAGAAAACCGGTGCATGAAAACA from Bacteroidota bacterium harbors:
- a CDS encoding OmpA family protein, producing the protein MENCQNVHLTQDWVENYVDQRLKDYQKGGNGAASDWILPYIFFDLNSASIRPDAVPELNQVADIMKRYTSINVEVVGHTDTRASEDYNIKLSENRARAAITYLTGKGVAESRLKIVYKGESDVMIKDANTEAEHQMNRRVEFHIIKN
- a CDS encoding gliding motility-associated C-terminal domain-containing protein translates to MYVWVNIDFNVPNAFTPNGDGLNDMFNIQTDLLISYHITIYNRWGELVFTSDDIGKGWDGNVNDKPQEIGTYIYYIESVTTLNTPLKKTGTITLLR
- a CDS encoding SprB repeat-containing protein; translation: MGRNATDWSADDESWVWLPSAITWYETATGTVIGTGDSIEVNPASTTSYTAEVTLCDGTTYSDEVIVTISTPYDVGVDIQNIVCNGDNNAWIDVDVTGNTNPVSYIWSTGSVEDSIYNLGPGVYTITIQEVDGCAYVQEITLTEPPLLTLDTVATVDVTCFGGSDGQVQLNGGGGVTPYIFTYDGTNWQTDSNFLAMEAGLYTFTVKDANGCTQTFDNIIVSQPEPTVVDDGPNFTIEYGSSVIIQAATAINPIISIVWEPAEGLSCTDCMQPTAQPTLIPFIILPLPTKMVVKQ